Proteins encoded by one window of Arachis hypogaea cultivar Tifrunner chromosome 1, arahy.Tifrunner.gnm2.J5K5, whole genome shotgun sequence:
- the LOC112711086 gene encoding cation/H(+) antiporter 15-like — MLLSSIFQLGGSNKLFQDFLPIQILLAVSTIAQVGLIFYVFMAGLEMNLDFVLRAPKKPTIIAICSTLIPMILGTGIYSLVIIVDKKFLKNYVETYEYNRPQCYFIWSMVLSITGFPVLANILVDLKLLYTRLGKLALTVATHNDFYNWIMFALVFPFLVNGYRAIFSMLCVIAFILLSHFVLRPLLEKIVAKKPNKHDWTNYQLSFVIMGLFASTGLTDILGVNPLVGALIYGLAIPRGSFTEMLMERSDDFGSRYLAPLFFFSGGLRCNIVKVLQTVDLGFVVIVILSIFTKIVTTFAVTRYYGMPFRESLAFGLLMNTKGVLSLIVLNIAWDNKYTLEMTLIFTRLSLSIDQYTDAFILFSPFQLISAYAFSIMTLNILIMTFMVSPIINVIYRPKTAYRMNLLRTIQNLGFQTEVRILVCVHNPRHASGMVNILEALSGISVSSLRVTAVQLVELKGRVTSLVSAQLEHQSSLGFSQSQSQSQSFEDMETIASHFHFFAQVHSGNHAETSMIMSPFATINRDIYNLAMEKQASLVLLPFHKHWSSEGNLEVTKEVFSEINQNVMKDAPCSVGIFVDRGLNSLLNANLHIIMLFIGGPDDREALAIAWRMAGHHRIQLTMVRIILCGKAAMEDQKKESGHEELLSAVLDKNKERELDDSCVNNFRIMGVNNKDTIKYEERYVESDDDIPRVVNEFDQKRYDLYVLGQGKGRHSRVLSEMLDWTDFPELGVIGDLVASNSFGSYSSVLVVQQYGYGGMEFGKNYENNPSCYPPPIRKPPSRTRSLSRMF; from the exons ATATTTCAATTGGGAGGGAGTAATAAGTTATTTCAAGATTTTCTCCCTATACAGATTCTACTTGCTGTTTCAACCATAGCACAAGTGGGTCTCATCTTCTATGTCTTCATGGCTGGGCTTGAGATGAACTTAGATTTTGTTTTAAGAGCACCTAAAAAGCCCACAATCATTGCAATTTGCAGCACTCTGATTCCAATGATATTGGGAACTGGAATTTATTCTTTGGTAATAATAGTGGACAagaaattcttaaaaaattatgttgaaaCATATGAGTATAATAGACCCCAATGCTATTTTATATGGTCTATGGTTCTTAGTATCACAGGGTTCCCTGTTCTTGCAAACATTCTTGTGGACCTTAAACTTCTCTACACTAGGCTTGGAAAATTGGCATTAACAGTAGCAACACACAATGACTTCTATAACTGGATTATGTTTGCATTGGTGTTTCCATTTCTTGTTAATGGTTATAGAGCAATTTTCTCAATGCTATGTGTCATAGCTTTTATTCTCTTAAGCCACTTTGTGTTACGCCCTTTGCTAGAGAAGATAGTGGCCAAGAAACCAAACAAGCATGACTGGACTAATTACCAGTTGTCATTTGTGATCATGGGGCTTTTCGCTTCCACGGGGCTTACCGACATCCTCGGCGTGAATCCCCTCGTCGGGGCGTTGATTTACGGCCTCGCCATTCCACGAGGAAGCTTCACAGAGATGTTGATGGAGAGATCGGATGATTTTGGATCTAGATACTTAGCACCCttgttctttttcagtggtggcTTGAGGTGCAATATAGTTAAGGTTTTGCAGACTGTAGATTTGGGTTTTGTTGTTATAGTGATCTTGTCTATCTTCACAAAGATTGTTACAACATTTGCAGTTACTCGCTACTATGGTATGCCTTTCAGAGAGAGTTTGGCTTTTGGGTTGCTTATGAACACCAAAGGCGTCTTGTCACTCATAGTGCTCAACATTGCATGGGATAATAAG TATACTTTAGAAATGACACTTATTTTTACAAGACTTTCACTTTCTATTGATCAATACACTGACGCATTTATTCTTTTTTCCCCATTTCAGCTTATAAGTGCATATGCATTCTCAATCATGACACTTAATATTCTGATAATGACTTTCATGGTGTCTCCAATAATCAACGTCATTTACAGGCCAAAAACGGCCTATAGGATGAACCTGCTAAGGACCATACAAAACCTAGGATTTCAAACAGAAGTTCGAATCTTGGTTTGTGTGCACAATCCTCGCCATGCCAGCGGAATGGTGAATATCCTAGAAGCCTTAAGTGGTATCAGTGTCTCCTCTTTGCGAGTGACAGCAGTTCAACTCGTTGAGCTCAAAGGTCGTGTCACTAGCCTTGTCTCTGCTCAACTCGAGCATCAAAGCTCGCTCGGATTCTCACAATCACAATCACAATCACAATCATTTGAGGACATGGAAACGATAGCAAGTCATTTCCATTTCTTTGCACAAGTGCATAGCGGCAACCATGCTGAAACCAGCATGATCATGTCACCTTTTGCGACGATTAACCGTGACATATACAATCTAGCAATGGAGAAACAAGCATCATTGgtactccttccttttcacaagCACTGGAGCTCCGAAGGCAACCTAGAAGTAACCAAAGAAGTGTTTAGCGAGATAAACCAGAATGTGATGAAAGATGCGCCATGCTCCGTGGGGATCTTCGTTGATCGCGGCCTTAATTCATTGTTGAATGCCAATTTGCACATCATCATGTTATTCATTGGGGGTCCTGATGATCGCGAAGCCTTGGCTATTGCGTGGAGGATGGCAGGACACCACAGGATACAACTCACTATGGTGAGGATTATTTTGTGTGGCAAGGCTGCAATGGAGGATCAAAAAAAGGAATCTGGCCATGAGGAACTACTATCAGCAGTGCTAGATAAGAATAAGGAACGAGAGTTGGATGATAGCTGTGTGAATAATTTTAGGATTATGGGAGTGAACAATAAGGATACAATAAAGTATGAAGAGAGATATGTGGAAAGTGATGATGATATCCCTAGAGTGGTTAATGAATTTGATCAAAAGCGTTATGATTTATATGTTTTGGGACAAGGGAAAGGTAGGCACTCAAGGGTGTTGTCTGAAATGTTGGATTGGACTGATTTCCCTGAACTAGGTGTTATTGGGGACTTAGTGGCATCAAATAGCTTTGGTTCCTACTCTTCTGTGCTTGTTGTACAGCAATATGGGTATGGAGGAATGGAATTTGGTAAAAATTATGAGAACAATCCTAGTTGTTATCCTCCTCCTATTCGCAAACCACCTTCAAGGACAAGATCATTAAGTAGAATGTTTTGA
- the LOC112790852 gene encoding uncharacterized protein isoform X1 produces the protein MGWRSRSYAGLFLSVVRIVKSHSVPVSQKSKVFYYSAPGVLKGCFSNVYVMNFQAIRTYARGGRKGYDLFSSRKPGSADFRKAWATEMDEDNTLWTGSEDETDEENDSKSHLDKEIRKARQQAKEHADLIDADDSDELRSVWSDTDEEKTLWTGDEMDSDDDIPTEAYPNEKSDKYIDKLFEFDEMPKYRTISEMLKAEQEPEELSPGKQARKIAVENALKKLKKGPDGRYTNVWEVMSDLDILIGAFENVVSGPEYTELRQGGPKQLNMQFFKDIQARMRDPNYKFSPELKLRPKSKLVPRKKWQKAQARRRKAQKR, from the exons ATGGGGTGGAGATCACGATCCTACGCTGGCCTCTTTCTGTCAGTAGTAAGGATTGTGAAGTCACATTCGGTGCCGGTCTCTCAAAA GTCCAAAGTATTTTATTATTCAGCTCCAGGTGTTTTAAAAGGTTGTTTTAGTAATGTCTATGTGATGAATTTTCAAG CAATTAGAACATATGCTCGAGGTGGACGCAAAGGTTATGATCTCTTTAGCAGCAGAAAACCAGGGAGTGCAGATTTCAGGAAAGCCTGGGCGACGGAGATGGATGAAGATAACACTCTATGGACAGGAAGCGAAGATGAAACTGATGAAGAAAATGACTCAAAGAGTCATCTTGATAAAGAGATTAGGAAGGCAAGACAGCAAGCTAAAGAACACGCAGATCTGATCGATGCTGATGACAGTGATGAGTTAAGAAGTGTTTGGTCTGACACCGATGAAGAGAAGACGCTGTGGACTGGTGATGAAATGGATAGTGATGATGACATTCCTACAGAAGCTTATCCAAATGAAAAAAGTGATAAGTACATAGATAAATTGTTTGAGTTTGATGAAATGCCGAAATATAGAACCATCTCAGAGATGTTGAAAGCCGAACAAGAACCGGAAGAGTTATCACCAGGAAAGCAAGCTCGGAAGATCGCTGTTGAGAATGCTCTCAAGAAGCTAAAGAAAGGTCCAGATGGGAGGTACACCAATGTATGGGAAGTAATGAGTGACTTGGACATTCTTATTGGAGCATTTGAGAATGTTGTTTCAGGTCCAGAGTATACAGAGCTTCGACAAGGAGGGCCTAAACAATTGAATATGCAGTTTTTCAAGGACATACAAGCACGTATGAGAGATCCAAATTACAAATTCTCACCTGAGTTGAAATTGAGACCAAAGAGTAAACTGGTCCcgagaaaaaaatggcaaaaagcaCAGGCTAGAAGGAGAAAAGCACAAAAGAGGTAA
- the LOC112790852 gene encoding uncharacterized protein isoform X3 yields the protein MDEDNTLWTGSEDETDEENDSKSHLDKEIRKARQQAKEHADLIDADDSDELRSVWSDTDEEKTLWTGDEMDSDDDIPTEAYPNEKSDKYIDKLFEFDEMPKYRTISEMLKAEQEPEELSPGKQARKIAVENALKKLKKGPDGRYTNVWEVMSDLDILIGAFENVVSGPEYTELRQGGPKQLNMQFFKDIQARMRDPNYKFSPELKLRPKSKLVPRKKWQKAQARRRKAQKR from the coding sequence ATGGATGAAGATAACACTCTATGGACAGGAAGCGAAGATGAAACTGATGAAGAAAATGACTCAAAGAGTCATCTTGATAAAGAGATTAGGAAGGCAAGACAGCAAGCTAAAGAACACGCAGATCTGATCGATGCTGATGACAGTGATGAGTTAAGAAGTGTTTGGTCTGACACCGATGAAGAGAAGACGCTGTGGACTGGTGATGAAATGGATAGTGATGATGACATTCCTACAGAAGCTTATCCAAATGAAAAAAGTGATAAGTACATAGATAAATTGTTTGAGTTTGATGAAATGCCGAAATATAGAACCATCTCAGAGATGTTGAAAGCCGAACAAGAACCGGAAGAGTTATCACCAGGAAAGCAAGCTCGGAAGATCGCTGTTGAGAATGCTCTCAAGAAGCTAAAGAAAGGTCCAGATGGGAGGTACACCAATGTATGGGAAGTAATGAGTGACTTGGACATTCTTATTGGAGCATTTGAGAATGTTGTTTCAGGTCCAGAGTATACAGAGCTTCGACAAGGAGGGCCTAAACAATTGAATATGCAGTTTTTCAAGGACATACAAGCACGTATGAGAGATCCAAATTACAAATTCTCACCTGAGTTGAAATTGAGACCAAAGAGTAAACTGGTCCcgagaaaaaaatggcaaaaagcaCAGGCTAGAAGGAGAAAAGCACAAAAGAGGTAA
- the LOC112790852 gene encoding uncharacterized protein isoform X2 gives MNFQAIRTYARGGRKGYDLFSSRKPGSADFRKAWATEMDEDNTLWTGSEDETDEENDSKSHLDKEIRKARQQAKEHADLIDADDSDELRSVWSDTDEEKTLWTGDEMDSDDDIPTEAYPNEKSDKYIDKLFEFDEMPKYRTISEMLKAEQEPEELSPGKQARKIAVENALKKLKKGPDGRYTNVWEVMSDLDILIGAFENVVSGPEYTELRQGGPKQLNMQFFKDIQARMRDPNYKFSPELKLRPKSKLVPRKKWQKAQARRRKAQKR, from the exons ATGAATTTTCAAG CAATTAGAACATATGCTCGAGGTGGACGCAAAGGTTATGATCTCTTTAGCAGCAGAAAACCAGGGAGTGCAGATTTCAGGAAAGCCTGGGCGACGGAGATGGATGAAGATAACACTCTATGGACAGGAAGCGAAGATGAAACTGATGAAGAAAATGACTCAAAGAGTCATCTTGATAAAGAGATTAGGAAGGCAAGACAGCAAGCTAAAGAACACGCAGATCTGATCGATGCTGATGACAGTGATGAGTTAAGAAGTGTTTGGTCTGACACCGATGAAGAGAAGACGCTGTGGACTGGTGATGAAATGGATAGTGATGATGACATTCCTACAGAAGCTTATCCAAATGAAAAAAGTGATAAGTACATAGATAAATTGTTTGAGTTTGATGAAATGCCGAAATATAGAACCATCTCAGAGATGTTGAAAGCCGAACAAGAACCGGAAGAGTTATCACCAGGAAAGCAAGCTCGGAAGATCGCTGTTGAGAATGCTCTCAAGAAGCTAAAGAAAGGTCCAGATGGGAGGTACACCAATGTATGGGAAGTAATGAGTGACTTGGACATTCTTATTGGAGCATTTGAGAATGTTGTTTCAGGTCCAGAGTATACAGAGCTTCGACAAGGAGGGCCTAAACAATTGAATATGCAGTTTTTCAAGGACATACAAGCACGTATGAGAGATCCAAATTACAAATTCTCACCTGAGTTGAAATTGAGACCAAAGAGTAAACTGGTCCcgagaaaaaaatggcaaaaagcaCAGGCTAGAAGGAGAAAAGCACAAAAGAGGTAA
- the LOC112790880 gene encoding uncharacterized protein, protein MSLRSQTPKTVPVSLRGASAAHTNQNETTIPGLVSELRATFLTRDFDRVERALLERESRLVAAIQEKDQEIASLKVKDSIHSLDKLNLESQLKEFRNGGSKVFVEVKKEENVDSDLSGAGKCMHCLEMKNELEKEKGVSESLRDRNMQLEFEKSELLEEKKKWDDQRCVVDDLKKRNIELEAEKCGLLEEKKKWDDAKGGIDGLSEEERHGADEASIEYWKRKFIELSERVSRLERETAENDDDDDDDDDDDDDDDDDGGGGGGGHDGDGSNSEENKTGVEKDALERNENVGLSSRDSATLIIPSKDGAGVTASAKGSLGTAGFIYIDSDEDECNSQRTLQRKDTKPKVMADNEILSSSGAVKRKQRPSASISDVGRNNDVLDGSDCDTASNSCSSSGSLYDMDQLPLSSLTSKKRMRTEPDTLLVRTLHQSK, encoded by the exons ATGTCCCTCCGTTCGCAAACCCCCAAAACCGTTCCCGTCTCACTGCGAGGGGCTTCGGCTGCTCACACCAACCAAAATGAAACTACCATCCCCGGCCTCGTGTCCGAGTTGCGAGCCACCTTCCTCACTCGTGATTTTGACCGAGTCGAACGCGCCTTGCTCGAGAGGGAATCACGCCTCGTCGCGGCGATTCAAGAGAAGGATCAGGAAATTGCGTCCCTCAAAGTGAAAGACAGTATCCACAGCTTGGATAAGTTGAACCTCGAATCGCAGCTCAAGGAGTTCAGAAATGGAGGATCAAAGGTCTTCGTTGAGGTTAAGAAGGAGGAGAATGTTGATTCTGATTTGAGCGGTGCTGGAAAGTGCATGCATTGTTTGGAGATGAAGAACGAATTGGAAAAAGAGAAGGGTGTGAGTGAGTCTCTTAGGGATAGGAACATGCAGTTGGAATTTGAGAAGTCTGAGCTcttggaagagaagaagaaatgggATGATCAGAGATGTGTTGTTGATGATCTTAAGAAAAGGAACATCGAATTGGAAGCTGAAAAGTGTGGGTTattggaggagaagaagaaatgggATGATGCTAAGGGTGGGATTGATGGGTTGAGCGAGGAGGAGAGACATGGTGCCGATGAGGCATCGATTGAGTattggaagaggaagttcattgAATTGAGTGAGAGGGTTTCGAGGTTGGAGAGAGAGACtgctgagaatgatgatgatgatgatgatgatgatgatgatgatgatgatgatgatgatgatggaggtggtggtggtggcggccaTGATGGTGATGGGAGCAACAGTGAAGAGAATAAAACGGGTGTTGAGAAAGATGCTTTGGAAAGGAATGAAAATGTTGGTCTTTCTTCAAGGGATTCGGCTACACTAATCATACCAAGCAAAGATGGTGCTGGTGTTACTGCTTCAG CAAAGGGAAGTTTGGGGACGGCAGGTTTCATCTACATAGACAGTGATGAAGATGAGTGTAATTCACAGCGAACATTGCAGAGGAAAGACACTAAGCCGAAGGTTATGGCGGATAATGAGATTCTGAGTTCTTCAGGTGCTGTCAAGCGAAAGCAGCGTCCAAGTGCTTCTATAAGTGATGTCGGTAGGAACAACGACGTCTTGGATGGCTCAGATTGTGATACTGCCAGTAACAGTTGCAGTTCTTCTGGTTCATTATATGATATGGATCAGCTTCCTTTGAGTTCACTTACAAGTAAAAAGAGAATGAGAACTGAGCCAGACACTCTTTTGGTTCGAACTCTTCACCAAAGTAAGTGA